The sequence below is a genomic window from Cicer arietinum cultivar CDC Frontier isolate Library 1 chromosome 6, Cicar.CDCFrontier_v2.0, whole genome shotgun sequence.
TTCCAACAtttaatgaccaattaaaagTCAAGATTTAAAGGCCTACTTACAAATAAAAGATAAGAGACAAATGAATCAGTTTTGAGATCACTGAAAGCCTATTCTAGATTGATATAATTCGCACAGGGGATACAAATCCAGAACTCGAGTTGAAGGTCCAAAGGAAGAAAACAACCTCCATAATGATGACCAAAGTGGTGAACTCTGAGCAAGGATGACAAAGACACAAGTACAAAGTACTTACATTATTCTGCAAATAGCTCTTCATAATTCTAATTTGGAACAATACTGATTGACATATGACAGCTCATTCTAACACTCATTCACGTTATCCATCAGACTCAGAAGCAAGAACATTTTGgatttgtcaagaacgttcttcagaGTAATATAAACATGtctttaattgttttaaaaaaaatttgacatttGATTGATGTGTTTAACGTCTATATTCAGTTTAAATGGAATATTCAAAGtcttttatcatctataaattaaatatcatttgaaaGATGAATGCAAGAATTCAATTTGCAAATCAACCAACATTTGTTCAAGTAAGAATAAGTCAAAAaatcttcaagcaaactccagctctcttcactatatatgtttgattgagtatgtttgtaaaaatcatttataaattgaaaggttagtgtaaaaatcctttcaagatTGAAAAATGACTCTAAAAGTATTTTCTAAGTTGAAAAGTAAAAGTTATAATTGATCGATGTATGATCAAGAGCAAAAATGTGACATAAAATATTCTGGTTCTAAAGTACATAATGAAAATCTCACGATTGTGGGAACTGAACTATCTCGAGTTGGGtgaactaatatattttttgtgtatgATCTTTTTAtctcttatctttaattatttacacGCACAAATCACATTTCACATAGAACTAATCTGTGTTATTTACTTCTAACATATCCAGAGCATTCTAGacattttatttcattcaagattgatcttgagttaatttaaattaaacacatgaatcaaaattttataacaatgttattttttttaactattaactTTTTGAATATTATATGTCACTATTATAAagatttgaatattattttccAGAACTTTTTTTCCTAATTATTTTTATCGGATGATTTTTTTACatgtatttttctcaaaaaataaattgtatttctttttcgaaattattttcctaaaatcttttttttgaacaatttaCTAAAGAACTAGTTCGTAATccattttaactaaaaatttattcaaaatattaaactgatttatatttataaaccaaTTTCAGATTGATTCTAAACTGGAAACTAGTtcgaaaattaatcaatttttgtgaaaatgattttttaaaattaattcaaaccattaatataattcaattcaattcaaattttatactATAAATACACTTAGCTTCAATTTCCTTATAAACCTAAAAAGattgatattgatatatagTCAGAAAAAGATGgtagattaaaacaaaataaaaaagggaATATATTAAAAGGAAATCCTATAACActatttattgttgtttttaaataaataaaaaaacagttaatttatttttagcattGATTCAAATTCCAATGGGATGATTAAGGAGTCGGTGAAAGTATGTAGTCACATTTTAgttacaaaattaaattcaatttataacatttaactcatattattaaattagacATCACGTTTATTCAAAATCTAGTAATTGtatatgaatttattattattatttactaaaTTATAGACATCACGTTTAtctactaataaaaaaaattaaactaaaagtATATCTTCCTTGTTTGTATTCTGCCATTAATCAATTAATGCATCATCACAGACACGAAGAGCCTTGTGCTGATactatcaacaacaacaacaaaaaaagaggCGTCTTGTGAtgcaaaaaaaaagaaattaaaaaaaaattaaaagataaatgcaAAGACAACGATATGCGTAGAGAATTCAAATTCGATTATGCAGTTCTTTAAGCTATCATTCAGCTATATTTGACAAAATAATGTACAGTAGATAAAAGTGATAAATaaagattttattaaattaactttttttttctataataaagtgcaattctaaaaacaaaacaaaaagattaCATGCCTTTAGGGAAAAAAATATACTTCTGAAATCAGCCAACAAGATATAacggtgtgtttgtttcaagtGATTTGGCAACGATAGATATAACTGTGTGTTTGAAGGACAAGAGAGTAAGAGCAGAAAGATTGAACTTTCGTGGTTTTGTTTAGGAAAGAAATAGAGGAGAGTGGTGGAACCCAcatatttattctttttctgcagcaaaaaaaaaacatgccagtctttgatattttataagtgtttaatttaatttttttttaaatcttattttatttataaaaaaaaatatttatttcatatttttttatattataaataataaatgtttatCTTGTGTTGTTGTATATGacgatataaatatttatctcattgttttttaatatttatcaatttaaaatatttatactgtattttttatgtatcaataaaaaatatatatactgtaattttttatatatatcacttacaaatatttgtctcatgtttttatgtgtaatttataaatatttatctatattttattaatatttatcaatgataaatatttgtaccatattttttatgtatttatcatatattttttatgcaattattataaatatttatttcacatattttttttatatttatcaattaagaTATTTGGTGCAgcctattttattttacaaatatgacATTTGttgttcttttaaaataaatataagaatcACTTAATTTTCTCTATCTTTAGCTTCTAAATCTttctttttaacaaaaaaaaaccaCTTACCTTTTTtgccaaaaaaaaatttcttttaaagtgttggtagttattttttttatagggtagttatatttttattatattaaagtaattatttcttttttggtAGTAATTTATTGACATTTATATTccttaaaatttgataataattaaaaatagaaaaacaatattagttttttgataattatttcttttatatattgatAGTTGATGTGCAAACAAATACCTACTCATTTTTTTGTCTTTGCCATGTTTACCCATTTCTTATTGCTGGCTATTTTCAGCACCATATCTATATCTCATTTTTCAAGAACAAATGCATTCTTGTCCTTTTAAAAAAGTAACATTTCTCTCTTATCTCTTTTTATGTTATCTCTTTCTATCAAATAAAACAAaggaagagagagaaaatacACTTCTTCCATTCTTATTTCATTTCtcctttttttatattaaataatacttcaaatttattatatttctagtttatttatcttttcttaCACTTTTTGTCACATATTTCtctcttctcaattttttctcACCACCAAACACACCTTAAATGAGAAGCTAGTACAGTTATAAAAGAcaattatatttctaaaaaaggACAACCCAAATTTAACAAAGAAAACTATAACTTATTTTACTTTCCTATGCACTTACCTTAGACTATAGAAAGATAATCCATAAAGATACTCATTGATATAATAGCCTATAATGCAAATAAGACTATCCATACTACACCCATTTAAAATAGATATAACTATCAAAAACTACACGCTTCAAAATCTacaaaaatattcattaaatcattCTTATTAAAGCATATTAAATCATTATAAATAGTAAGCAATTGATAAAGTGAGAGGATACTCCCTCCGTATCAAATTTTGGACAAATATatcaatttcatttatttttgtctatattttgttatagattaataacaatttttgttaaatgtctataaaatctaatttaattgaggaatgttaatattattaaaccTGTACACAATGTTTTAAATTCggcaaatatttttattattttatctataaaaaaataaaaaaacataataataagtTTACCTGCAAAATTCACTGcttttattatgtatatatcACTCTTGCTTATAATTGCTTCTATTTTCTGTTTCAGACGCAACAAAACAAAACACTTCACATTTGACATTTCATTCACTTTTCACTTTCACTTtcactatatatataaatacccTTTTCGAAAAACCTTACTCATTATCATTTCTCTCCTCTTTTATCCTTCAAATGAAAAACCTTTCTCATTTCATCACCATTTTTCTCTTCCTTGTTCCATTTTTCCTTGGAACAGAAAATGTAACAGCTTTGAAAAGTCACGATGGATCAGAAGAATGGGGTTATGTTCAAGTTAGACCCAGTAAGTCTAAATGCATTAAACTTCTCTAATTTTCATCATGATTGTTCTTTTTATTCATTCACCacatattttgttataaaaagttttttttttttgtgtgtgtgtgtgcatATTTTGTGTTTGTTGAAAAGTAATAGTTGAATTTCAATTCTTTATTTGTGTTGTTGTTGAATTATGTATatgatattgttattattgCAGAAGCACACATGTTTTGGTGGCTTTATAGAAGTCCTTACAGAGTGGAAGATTCTTCAAAGCCTTGGCCAATCATTCTTTGGTTGCAGGGTGGTCCTGTAAGTGTTTACTGTATTGATTGGTTCGGATAAATTCTGAATTCTGTGTTTTTTTGTTGGTGTGTTTTATGAGATTTTTCAAACATTGGATAGGGTGCCTCTGGAGTTGGAATTGGAAATTTTGAAGAAGTTGGGCCTTTGGATACAAGCTTGCAGCCAAGGAATTCAACTTGGTTGACAAAAGCAGATCTCTTGTTTgtggtaataataataacttatcaTCAACTATGAATCAGAGACAACAAACACGACCCTGTCACTAGTAATAATTTGAAAAGTGAAAGAACATAACTATGTGTGTCTCACGTAAACActattaataatttgaaaagtgAAAGAACATAACTATGTGTTCAGTGTCATGTCAGACACCAAATACACCTTAGTGTCTGGTACCGTTTGCTTTTTGAGATTGTTTTGTTTGGTTTCttggattcttttttttttttttttactttgtgattttATCACTGTTAAGATGATGTTTTTTATGTCATGTCATAACACAGGACAATCCAGTTGGAACTGGATACAGTTTTGTGGAGGATGATAAACTTTTTGTGAAAACAGATGAGGAAGCAGCAACTGATTTGACAACATTGTTAATTGCGTTGTTTAATAAGGATGAAAAACTTCAAAAGAGTCCTCTTTACATTGTAGCAGAGTCTTATGGTGGAAAATTTGCTGTCACTCTTGGATTGTCTGCTCTTAAAGCTATTGAAGACAAGAAATTGAAGCTTACACTTGGTGGTTAGTCCTCTTTTGATTTGCATCATCTGTCAGATCTCAGATTGGTCTTATTCAATTTATGGTTATTGAAAGCAATTATGAGGTTAActtgtttttttctttgttaGTTAATGATGGATTCATAGATTTAAATTGTGGTTGCGACCGCATTTGCAGTTATGCTACAAACATTATATTGCAATAAAATGCAGCCGATGCAACCACAATTGTGATGTCTTTGTACAGACTTCTAAACCTGTTATATTGCAGCCGGAATTGCATACTGCAATTTAGAACCATGAATAgatcttttgtatgaaaatatttttagaacatAATAACTAAAAGAAATTTATGATTTTGGTAAACTTTTCTTATGTAGGTGTGGCATTAGGAGACAGTTGGATCTCAGCAGAAGATTATGTGGTGTGTGTAATAGAATTTTTCAACTCCTAAGTTTATTGTGTTGAACTTTCACATATTTAATACTTGATCTAAATTTTCAGTTCTCGTGGGGTCCTCTCCTTAAAGACCTCTCAAGACTTGATGATAATGGACTTGAACAATCAAACAGGTAAATTTTTTTCCATCATCTCAAATTGAGAAACAAAAATGCacataaaaaattgttattcttTAGTATAATCTAAAGAATGGTCATTATCTCTCTTATCTAACAAACCCATTTTGGAAATCAGTATAGCTCAGAGGATCAAGCAGCAACTTGAAGATGGTAAATTTGCTGATGCAACTAGCTCATGGAGTGAACTTGAGTCTGTGATTCTTGCTAACAGCAACAATGTGGTAATTTTCAGACCAAGATCTGGTGCAGTAATAAATATACACAGTTTTCGATCTCAACTGTCAATTTGAAATCGGATGTTCAGATCGAAAATTGTGTTTTCTAAGTTAAATTTATCTTGACGTTGATTTGAAATTGGACGGCCGAAATCGGTTTTAGCGTCCTGCTGTAACTGCAGGAAATCCATTTTCGTAATTTTCATTCAAACTTAAGAGGTTGGTTTGTTatggataattaaaaaaattattttgatattcaataatttagaaattatattttaaagattttaaataaaatgataaaatattatttttttatcataataaaaaatcacaacGTAGTTAAGTCTATGCTATTGCTCCTAAGTAAAAagtcttaatttttattttgttgagtataggatttttacaatttactaCTAGATGAGGGAAGTGATTCATCATCAACCTTGTCAGCAATGGAACTTGGATTATTCAAAGAAATATCAATGAAAAGTTACTCCAAGTATCTCACAACCATGAGGTCAAGGTCTTTTTCTCCTGGTGGTGACGATGATATTGACACTTTACTAAATGGTGTTATAAAGAAGAAGTTAAAGATCATCCCTGAGAATGTCACGTAAGCCTTTTAATTCTTTAACaaggaaagaaaaatatatgttcaCAATTTCACTGCAAACATTAATCCATGAAATGATTGCTTAACTATTATGCATTTGATGGTATAGATGGGGAGGACAGTCCAATAAAGTTTTCTCATATCTTGAAGGCGATTTTATGAAGCCAAGAATTGATGAGGTaacaagtttttattttaaacaaactatgattttattctaattttaagcTTTAATTCAAATGCATATATCATGTGAGCTTAAAATAAGTTCTACTTCCCTTCAATATCTATGTCACTCACTTACCGGTCTCGATCTCTTATCTAAATCATTGGTTAAAATTgttcaaatttaatttgttgaatGTGTAATTTGAATCGTCTAATCTCAAATTCAAATATCGAGATTGTTTACTGCATATAACTATGATTGGTTGAAATTGTTTAAATCTAATTCAGTAAATGTGTAATCTGAATTGTCTTAACTCAAATTAATGGTCGAGATTAATTAATGCATAcaacaaaattttcattttaattataatatttgatgTCATTTAGTTTTAATATCTCCAGGTTGATCAGCTACTGGCTAAGGGAGTCAATGTCACTGTGTACAATGGACAAGTAAGAATCACTTTCCCCCTAGTTAGTTTCGATAAcaataagaataaataaataagataatttaatttaatttaaatatcctACCCCAATTGCTTGGCATGTTGACTTAGTCTTAAAGGAATCAAATTTTCTTGTTTGACTGATTTTGACAATCATGATTTTTCTTTAAGTTAAATCAAATGATTCCttttattttgtgtattttaatttaatataagcAATGTTAACATCATAGTGTATTTTACTATTATaggttgatttgatttgtgctACCAAGGGGACTGAAGCTTGGCTTAAAAAACTCAAGTATGcatctttttctttctcttacTTACATTTATATTGCTTAAAAGCAAACATCAAAGTTTCTTATTTGGTTCTCAATTAATCTTTGTTATTTGGTAGGTGGGAAGGGCTTAAAAATTTCTTGGGAAAAGACAGAACAGCCCTTTACTGTGGAAGTACCAAAACGACCAAAGGCTTTGTAAAGTCATATAAAAATCTTCACTTCTATTGGATTCTTGGAGCTGGCCATTTTGTAAGTCATCATCACTCATCATTAAAACAGCTATGCACACGTTTTCATTTGCCATTCTATTTTGTATCAACTACAAAAGTGACTTCACTCTTCCACGTCATtcataaatatatgatatatgagtAGTGCTTTTTATTACGACCAATT
It includes:
- the LOC101514938 gene encoding serine carboxypeptidase-like 51 — encoded protein: MKNLSHFITIFLFLVPFFLGTENVTALKSHDGSEEWGYVQVRPKAHMFWWLYRSPYRVEDSSKPWPIILWLQGGPGASGVGIGNFEEVGPLDTSLQPRNSTWLTKADLLFVDNPVGTGYSFVEDDKLFVKTDEEAATDLTTLLIALFNKDEKLQKSPLYIVAESYGGKFAVTLGLSALKAIEDKKLKLTLGGVALGDSWISAEDYVFSWGPLLKDLSRLDDNGLEQSNSIAQRIKQQLEDGKFADATSSWSELESVILANSNNVDFYNLLLDEGSDSSSTLSAMELGLFKEISMKSYSKYLTTMRSRSFSPGGDDDIDTLLNGVIKKKLKIIPENVTWGGQSNKVFSYLEGDFMKPRIDEVDQLLAKGVNVTVYNGQVDLICATKGTEAWLKKLKWEGLKNFLGKDRTALYCGSTKTTKGFVKSYKNLHFYWILGAGHFVPTDQPCLALKMIASITQSPAT